One window of Camelina sativa cultivar DH55 chromosome 4, Cs, whole genome shotgun sequence genomic DNA carries:
- the LOC104780209 gene encoding probable E3 ubiquitin-protein ligase RHC1A, with translation MCTNLVLTHGSYEPKHSLTLKKPNLYILLYYHHHLHLENSKKKKNQQKMAEEFHLPLIENDPIPTEEDFEANTTFIDDEYLRYLHYLDSRSSHGINTFGSYDEIFGLVLGNSSSTTRGLNAAEELPVVEFTAEEMMERGLVVCAICREEFAANVRLSELPCQHYYHKDCITNWLSNRNTCPLCRHNVELPKDG, from the coding sequence ATGTGTACAAATCTTGTCCTCACTCATGGATCATATGAACCGAAACATTCACTCACACTCAAAAAACCCAATCTTTACATTCTTttatactatcatcatcatctacacctcgaaaattccaaaaaaaaaaaaaaccaacaaaaaatggCAGAGGAGTTTCATCTTCCTTTAATCGAAAACGATCCGATTCCTACCGAAGAAGATTTCGAAGCAAACACTACTTTCATAGACGACGAATACCTCCGTTACCTTCACTACTTGGATTCACGGAGCAGCCATGGGATCAACACGTTTGGTTCTTACGATGAGATCTTTGGTCTAGTTCTCGGCAATTCATCATCTACCACACGGGGATTGAATGCGGCAGAGGAACTTCCGGTGGTGGAGTTTACAGCGGAAGAAATGATGGAGAGAGGTTTAGTGGTTTGCGCCATATGTAGAGAGGAGTTTGCTGCTAATGTGAGACTCTCTGAGCTTCCTTGTCAGCATTATTACCATAAAGACTGTATCACAAATTGGTTGAGTAATCGGAACACTTGTCCGCTTTGTCGTCATAATGTGGAATTACCTAAAGACGGTTGA
- the LOC104780210 gene encoding basic leucine zipper 43-like — MQPQTDVFNLHNYLNSSIPSPYPSSVPISTPFPSNCQNSNPLYGFQNSTNNPQSMSLSSNNSTSDEAEEHQTNNNIINERKQRRMISNRESARRSRMRKQRHLDELWSQVMWLRIENHQLLDKLNNLSESHDKVLQENAQLKEETSELKEVISNMQIQSPFSCFRDDIIPIE; from the coding sequence ATGCAGCCACAAACGGACGTTTTTAATCTTCATAACTACCTAAACTCCTCCATACCATCTCCCTATCCTTCGAGTGTCCCGATATCTACGCCATTTCCATCCAACTGTCAAAACTCGAACCCCCTCTATGGATTCCAAAACTCTACAAACAATCCACAATCCATGAGCTTAAGCAGCAACAACTCGACCTCAGACGAAGCAGAAGAGCACCAGACGAACAACAACATAATCAACGAGCGTAAGCAGAGAAGGATGATATCAAACAGAGAATCCGCAAGGAGATCGCGTATGAGGAAGCAGAGACACCTTGACGAGCTTTGGTCACAAGTGATGTGGTTGAGGATCGAGAATCATCAGTTGCTTGATAAGCTTAACAATCTCTCCGAGTCTCACGACAAGGTTCTTCAAGAGAATGCTCAGCTTAAAGAGGAAACATCTGAGCTTAAGGAAGTGATCAGTAATATGCAAATTCAAAGCCCTTTCTCTTGCTTCAGGGACGATATAATCCCCATTGAATAG